The Enterococcus rotai genome includes a window with the following:
- a CDS encoding helix-turn-helix transcriptional regulator: MKIERMLTIIVMLLNRNRVTANELAEKFEVSIRTIYRDIETINLAGIPIISHSGNNGGFSIYESYKLNHQVIPLNNLSSLLSTLKDVNATIDDIELESSIEKLENIVPKNKANHLKLHMEQIIVDLHPYGDTPNQKALVKTLRKAITLTNLLTIDYRNYDNIVSRRQIEPMSLIFKNYTWYLFAYCRLKEDFRTFRVSRISDAHIEYQSFERREKSYHEITASLKEQTTMTTIVLKISPIMKSRVEDVFNKEDITVLETGEFLIEARFPEKEWLFSLIFSFGEHIEVLAPKELRQTIASKLKLMTEKYC; this comes from the coding sequence ATGAAAATAGAACGCATGTTAACGATTATTGTGATGTTACTTAATAGAAATCGTGTAACCGCCAATGAATTGGCTGAGAAATTTGAAGTATCCATCCGGACTATTTACCGGGATATTGAAACAATCAACTTAGCTGGCATTCCTATCATTTCCCATTCTGGAAACAATGGTGGATTCAGCATTTACGAGAGTTATAAATTAAATCATCAAGTAATACCTCTTAATAACCTGTCTTCCCTTCTTTCTACTCTTAAGGATGTCAATGCCACAATTGATGATATTGAGTTAGAGTCATCCATAGAAAAACTAGAAAACATCGTTCCTAAAAACAAAGCTAATCACCTAAAGCTACATATGGAACAAATTATTGTTGATTTACATCCTTATGGAGACACCCCAAATCAAAAAGCATTAGTTAAAACACTAAGGAAAGCTATAACTCTGACTAATTTGTTAACCATTGACTACAGAAATTATGACAATATCGTCAGTAGAAGACAAATTGAGCCGATGTCGCTCATATTTAAAAATTATACTTGGTATTTATTTGCCTATTGTCGGTTGAAAGAAGACTTCAGAACATTTAGAGTTTCTCGGATAAGCGATGCTCACATTGAATATCAATCCTTTGAACGTCGAGAAAAATCCTATCACGAAATTACGGCATCATTAAAAGAACAAACAACAATGACGACAATTGTCTTGAAAATTTCCCCTATAATGAAATCACGTGTGGAGGATGTTTTTAATAAAGAAGATATTACGGTGTTAGAAACAGGTGAATTTCTTATTGAAGCGAGGTTCCCTGAAAAAGAATGGTTGTTCTCTCTCATATTTAGTTTTGGAGAACATATAGAAGTCTTAGCGCCAAAAGAATTGCGTCAAACAATTGCGTCCAAGCTCAAATTGATGACTGAAAAATATTGTTAA
- a CDS encoding alpha/beta hydrolase, which translates to MKKRAILIIHGFGGNEKEILYLHDYLKQNNLDSFWIQLTGHDGNKENFSKATSNQWLADVEQKLDELEQTYTQITCVGFSMGGLLTIQASERASIDQLVLCSTPIYLYNANVISQDLIKGLVFKKQEKLDYYFDSAKSISIHSCVQFLSLLQKTKKKIKKEHPSELKKKVLILQNRQDETTHYKSAYYLAKNINAQVALKIYENGRHQLFLGGNKERAVEDIKEFILN; encoded by the coding sequence ATGAAAAAAAGAGCAATATTGATCATCCACGGGTTTGGCGGTAATGAAAAAGAAATTCTCTATTTGCACGATTACTTAAAACAAAATAATCTTGATTCATTTTGGATTCAACTAACCGGACATGATGGAAATAAGGAAAATTTTTCAAAAGCAACTTCAAATCAATGGTTGGCAGATGTTGAACAGAAATTAGATGAACTTGAGCAAACTTATACTCAGATTACTTGTGTTGGATTTTCAATGGGAGGGTTACTGACGATCCAGGCATCAGAACGAGCATCGATCGATCAATTGGTTTTGTGTAGCACACCGATTTATCTTTATAACGCAAACGTCATTAGCCAAGATCTCATAAAGGGATTAGTGTTTAAAAAACAGGAAAAATTAGATTATTATTTTGATTCGGCAAAATCGATTTCTATTCACTCATGTGTTCAATTCTTATCCTTACTTCAAAAAACAAAGAAAAAAATAAAGAAAGAACACCCATCTGAATTAAAGAAAAAAGTACTTATTCTGCAAAATAGACAAGATGAAACGACTCACTACAAGAGTGCTTATTATTTAGCCAAAAATATTAACGCACAGGTCGCTTTAAAAATATACGAGAACGGCAGACATCAGCTATTTTTAGGTGGAAATAAAGAACGTGCAGTTGAAGATATCAAGGAGTTTATCCTAAACTAA
- a CDS encoding ROK family protein: protein MIQHNQAILALDIGGSAVKHGIWYNEQLHHQASFPTPLTRKNFYSSVQELCDSAYPEFSIKGIAVSCPGEPDELSGFVRGLSYVPFLHLGEFQNEFSQTLHLPVSLQNDANSAALAEMTLGIGKEHQHALFTIIGSGIGLSVVEDGKIIKNTTDKINNFEKFIADTIKTINNAKVSPVHIGRTVSLKSFKLPQTIEGKDVFELAKQGNAIAIQEIERMYTALAEILLFLNEAFKPEIIGIGGGISNNPDLLPMLNKQIDALATNQTSKLNLYKSLYKTFNQPLSLPNIKICRFKNDANLVGAALHFEESHS from the coding sequence ATGATTCAACATAATCAGGCTATTTTAGCTCTAGATATAGGCGGCTCCGCTGTCAAACATGGTATTTGGTACAACGAACAATTGCATCATCAAGCTAGCTTCCCAACACCTTTGACTCGCAAAAATTTCTATAGTTCTGTTCAAGAACTATGTGACAGTGCCTATCCAGAGTTTTCAATCAAAGGAATCGCTGTCAGCTGCCCTGGAGAGCCCGATGAACTATCTGGGTTTGTGCGTGGCTTAAGTTATGTTCCCTTTTTACATCTGGGTGAATTTCAAAATGAATTTTCGCAAACTTTGCACTTACCCGTCTCGTTGCAAAATGATGCAAACAGTGCAGCCCTCGCAGAAATGACACTAGGAATTGGAAAAGAGCATCAACACGCATTATTTACCATTATTGGCTCTGGTATCGGGCTCTCTGTTGTTGAAGACGGTAAGATTATTAAAAATACTACTGACAAAATTAACAATTTTGAAAAATTCATCGCTGATACAATTAAAACTATCAATAACGCAAAAGTTTCGCCTGTTCATATTGGCCGAACAGTTTCCTTAAAAAGTTTTAAGTTACCTCAAACTATTGAAGGAAAAGATGTTTTTGAATTAGCTAAACAAGGGAATGCCATTGCTATCCAAGAAATTGAGCGAATGTATACCGCTCTTGCTGAGATCTTGTTATTTTTAAACGAAGCTTTCAAACCTGAAATTATCGGTATTGGCGGTGGAATCAGTAATAACCCTGATCTTTTACCAATGTTGAACAAACAGATAGATGCATTAGCTACAAATCAAACGAGTAAACTCAACCTTTACAAAAGTCTTTATAAAACCTTCAATCAACCCTTGTCTTTGCCTAATATAAAAATTTGCCGTTTCAAAAACGATGCAAATCTTGTTGGAGCCGCTCTACATTTTGAAGAAAGCCATAGTTGA
- a CDS encoding cupin domain-containing protein: protein MPKFEEVKEGVIFPIGEKNEAFANYFIGQSYLKNLVADPKINVGVGNVTFEPGCRNNWHIHHNGFQLLLVTGGEGWYQEEGKPAQFLTVGDVIIIHDGVKHWHGAAVDSWFEHLAITAGTPEWLEPVSDESYHQLKK from the coding sequence ATGCCAAAGTTCGAAGAAGTTAAAGAGGGTGTGATTTTTCCAATAGGAGAAAAAAATGAAGCCTTTGCTAATTACTTTATAGGCCAAAGCTACTTGAAAAATTTAGTAGCAGATCCAAAAATCAATGTTGGGGTGGGCAATGTAACATTTGAACCTGGTTGTCGCAATAATTGGCATATTCATCATAACGGCTTTCAATTGTTGCTAGTAACAGGTGGTGAAGGCTGGTATCAAGAAGAGGGAAAACCAGCACAATTTTTGACAGTTGGTGATGTTATTATTATCCATGATGGTGTTAAACACTGGCATGGCGCTGCAGTCGATAGTTGGTTTGAACATCTAGCAATTACTGCTGGGACCCCAGAATGGTTAGAACCAGTTTCAGATGAAAGCTATCATCAATTGAAGAAATGA
- a CDS encoding aldo/keto reductase, which produces MEYVKFGNTGMEVSRLCLGAMGFGDPNSGFHEWVLEEAESMKVIKKALDLGINFFDTANVYSYGASERVLGKALNQYANRDEIVVATKLFTTMKKNVPNSGGLSRKEIFHQIDASLERLGMDYVDLYIIHRWDYKTPIEETMEALHDLVKSGKVRYIGASAMFAWQFAKAQAVADKHGWTKFVSMQNHLNLLYREEEREMLPLCEDQKIAVTPYSPLASGRLTRDWSAQTKRFELDKMAMSKYDTTADQDHIIVARVAEIAERRGVERVQVALAWLLQKEAVVAPIIGATKESHLTNAIPALDLVLTEAEVEFLEEPYVPHKVVGHQ; this is translated from the coding sequence ATGGAGTATGTAAAATTTGGTAACACTGGAATGGAGGTTTCAAGGCTTTGTTTGGGTGCGATGGGCTTTGGAGATCCTAATAGCGGATTTCATGAATGGGTCTTAGAAGAAGCCGAGAGTATGAAAGTCATTAAAAAAGCGCTTGATTTGGGCATTAATTTTTTTGATACAGCGAATGTTTATTCTTATGGTGCAAGTGAGCGTGTTCTTGGAAAAGCACTCAATCAATATGCAAATCGCGATGAAATTGTTGTTGCCACCAAGTTGTTTACAACCATGAAAAAAAATGTGCCAAACAGTGGAGGGCTTTCAAGAAAAGAAATTTTTCATCAAATCGATGCGAGCTTAGAACGTTTAGGCATGGACTATGTTGATTTATATATCATTCATCGCTGGGATTACAAGACACCGATCGAAGAAACAATGGAAGCTTTGCATGATCTAGTGAAATCAGGAAAAGTTCGCTATATTGGCGCTTCAGCGATGTTCGCTTGGCAATTTGCGAAAGCACAGGCCGTAGCTGATAAACATGGCTGGACAAAATTTGTTTCTATGCAAAATCATTTGAACCTGTTATACCGTGAAGAAGAAAGAGAAATGCTGCCATTGTGTGAGGATCAAAAAATTGCTGTTACGCCATACAGTCCATTAGCTTCTGGTCGCTTAACTCGAGATTGGAGTGCTCAAACAAAACGTTTTGAATTAGATAAAATGGCGATGTCAAAATATGACACGACAGCGGATCAAGATCACATTATTGTTGCAAGAGTTGCCGAAATTGCTGAGAGACGTGGTGTAGAACGCGTGCAAGTAGCTCTAGCTTGGTTGCTTCAAAAAGAGGCCGTTGTTGCACCTATTATTGGCGCAACAAAAGAAAGTCATTTGACTAATGCGATTCCAGCCCTAGATTTAGTTTTAACAGAGGCTGAGGTGGAATTTTTAGAAGAGCCTTATGTTCCGCACAAGGTCGTTGGCCACCAATAA
- a CDS encoding SpaA isopeptide-forming pilin-related protein: MTVDGNPAFCIEHGIPVTEPGAGFEPSELSIPEKDRLALIAYYGYQTNPNALSYTITQHIIWETLGNELLTTQVPNYQAEKQRILNQVNAHNIKPSFDNQTIELNVGESITLNDSNGVLNKYKVLASNSANLNVEKSGNTLKLMAKAASKETGTLQYDIANKNDVGTTFVYHKKGQQRLAKFKLNSAGSFGLTIKVNLNGHVKLKKVDETTGKALANTKIKFEYAGQTKEVTTKENGLAELRDIKAGTKVKITEIQAADGFVNKGLSQEIVIEPNKTIEITWNNQPQMGLLKLTKLGKQPVELTSLNSEYGFIQQLEYDQAPLANVVFDLKAAEDILVGGTKRYVKGEVVATVTTNNDGVVENMPQLFLGKYVAVEKSVPAGFIINH, encoded by the coding sequence ATGACAGTGGATGGGAATCCAGCATTTTGTATTGAGCATGGTATTCCTGTGACGGAGCCAGGAGCAGGCTTTGAACCTAGCGAATTGAGTATACCAGAAAAGGATCGTTTAGCCCTGATTGCTTATTATGGGTATCAAACCAATCCTAATGCACTATCGTATACCATTACACAGCATATTATTTGGGAAACACTAGGAAATGAATTGTTAACAACCCAGGTTCCAAACTATCAAGCAGAAAAGCAACGAATATTGAATCAGGTGAATGCTCACAATATTAAGCCAAGTTTTGATAATCAAACGATTGAACTAAATGTTGGTGAGTCTATTACCCTAAATGATTCAAATGGTGTGCTAAACAAATATAAGGTATTAGCCAGTAATTCAGCAAATTTAAACGTTGAAAAATCAGGAAATACACTAAAGCTAATGGCTAAAGCAGCTTCTAAAGAAACAGGGACATTACAGTATGATATTGCCAATAAAAACGATGTAGGAACAACTTTTGTTTATCATAAGAAAGGGCAACAAAGATTAGCTAAATTTAAACTAAATTCAGCGGGAAGCTTTGGTTTGACTATTAAAGTGAATTTAAACGGACATGTCAAACTTAAGAAAGTAGATGAAACGACAGGAAAAGCATTGGCAAATACAAAGATAAAATTTGAATATGCTGGACAAACGAAAGAGGTCACTACAAAGGAGAATGGTTTAGCTGAATTGAGGGATATTAAAGCAGGAACTAAGGTTAAAATAACAGAAATACAAGCTGCTGATGGCTTTGTCAATAAAGGTCTGTCTCAAGAAATCGTGATTGAACCGAATAAGACAATTGAAATTACATGGAATAACCAACCTCAAATGGGGCTATTGAAGCTAACGAAGCTTGGCAAACAACCAGTGGAGTTAACCTCATTAAATTCTGAATATGGCTTTATTCAGCAATTAGAGTACGATCAAGCACCGTTAGCGAACGTTGTCTTTGATTTAAAAGCAGCGGAAGATATTTTGGTGGGTGGCACAAAACGATATGTTAAGGGAGAGGTTGTTGCGACTGTAACGACCAATAATGATGGTGTTGTTGAGAATATGCCCCAGCTCTTTTTAGGGAAATATGTTGCAGTGGAAAAAAGTGTGCCTGCTGGATTTATTATCAATCATTGA
- a CDS encoding carboxymuconolactone decarboxylase family protein, with amino-acid sequence MKKQTAGRDQLGAFAPKFAELNDDILFGEIWSREEQLSPRDRSLITCSSLLTQGMPQLEAHMKMAKQNGVTKDEMVELITHLAFYTGWPKAWSTFSLAKEIFGE; translated from the coding sequence ATGAAAAAACAAACAGCAGGCAGGGATCAACTTGGAGCGTTTGCACCAAAATTTGCTGAATTAAATGACGACATACTATTTGGTGAAATCTGGTCTAGAGAAGAACAACTTTCACCTCGTGACCGTAGTTTGATCACTTGTTCGAGTTTATTAACCCAAGGTATGCCGCAACTAGAAGCACACATGAAAATGGCGAAACAAAATGGTGTGACCAAAGATGAAATGGTCGAGTTAATCACTCATCTAGCTTTTTATACCGGTTGGCCCAAAGCTTGGTCAACGTTTTCGTTGGCCAAAGAAATATTTGGAGAATAA
- a CDS encoding alpha/beta fold hydrolase has product MTNNNEFPTPTLISVNDVELEVFEAGQKNEGRPIVLCHGWPEHAYSWRHQVAPLVEAGYHVIIPNQRGYGASSCPNEVTKYDIEHLTGDLVALLDHYQYKDAIFIGHDWGASVVWSMALLHPERVSKIINLCLPYQIRGEKPWIDFMEEFFGDDYYFVHFNKQPGVADTILDDNTAQFLKNLYRKNTPAQASGAGMEMINLAEATESLGEPVMSEKDLAVYIAGFNKTGFTPSINWYRNLNRNWDLLGEVSPIIHQPTLMVYGEKDSIPPLPNIKDFVPNIDVKSLDTGHWIQEERPEELNQMMLEWLEK; this is encoded by the coding sequence ATGACAAACAATAATGAATTTCCAACACCAACACTTATCTCAGTTAACGATGTGGAACTAGAGGTTTTTGAAGCAGGGCAAAAAAATGAGGGACGACCTATCGTTCTTTGTCATGGATGGCCAGAGCATGCCTATTCTTGGCGACATCAAGTGGCGCCTCTTGTAGAGGCAGGTTATCACGTTATTATTCCGAATCAACGAGGTTACGGAGCATCTTCTTGTCCAAATGAAGTCACAAAATACGATATTGAACATCTAACGGGCGATCTTGTTGCCCTTTTGGATCACTATCAATATAAAGATGCCATTTTTATAGGGCATGATTGGGGTGCAAGTGTTGTTTGGAGCATGGCTTTGTTGCATCCAGAACGTGTGAGTAAAATAATTAACTTATGCTTGCCTTACCAAATTCGTGGCGAGAAACCTTGGATTGATTTTATGGAAGAATTTTTTGGCGATGATTACTATTTCGTTCACTTTAATAAGCAACCAGGTGTTGCAGATACTATATTAGACGACAATACAGCACAATTTCTGAAGAACTTATATCGTAAGAATACGCCAGCACAAGCTTCAGGAGCAGGCATGGAAATGATTAATCTAGCTGAAGCGACTGAGTCATTAGGTGAGCCTGTTATGAGCGAAAAAGATCTTGCTGTTTATATCGCAGGTTTCAATAAGACAGGGTTCACTCCAAGTATCAATTGGTACAGAAATCTAAATCGTAATTGGGATTTATTAGGTGAAGTATCTCCAATCATTCATCAGCCAACATTAATGGTATATGGTGAGAAAGATAGTATTCCGCCACTTCCAAATATAAAAGATTTTGTACCGAATATAGACGTTAAAAGTTTGGACACTGGACATTGGATTCAAGAAGAAAGACCTGAAGAGCTCAATCAAATGATGTTAGAATGGCTAGAAAAATGA
- a CDS encoding YdeI/OmpD-associated family protein produces the protein MARKMNEDLFFRNQIEFIDWLTINHQTVSEIWVVFFKKKTNKVSLTWPESVDCALSFGWVDGLRKTVDENRYKIRFTPRKPNSVWSKVNVKKVHKLIALNQMRPEGLVVFNQRKDQTGYSLVHRNVSLMKEYEDEIRKNPTSWEFFNQLSPSYKRDSIWWVMSAKKEETRRRRLNRLIVSWEEGKRLRP, from the coding sequence ATGGCTAGAAAAATGAATGAAGACCTATTTTTTAGGAATCAAATAGAATTTATTGATTGGTTAACAATCAATCATCAAACTGTTAGTGAAATTTGGGTAGTCTTTTTTAAGAAAAAAACGAATAAAGTAAGTCTTACTTGGCCCGAGTCAGTGGATTGTGCACTATCATTTGGTTGGGTTGATGGGCTGCGTAAAACAGTTGATGAAAATCGCTATAAAATTCGCTTTACACCACGTAAGCCGAATAGTGTCTGGAGTAAGGTTAATGTAAAAAAGGTGCATAAACTGATTGCGCTCAATCAAATGAGACCTGAGGGATTAGTTGTTTTCAATCAAAGAAAGGACCAAACAGGTTATTCTCTAGTCCATAGGAATGTTTCTCTAATGAAAGAATACGAGGATGAAATCAGAAAAAATCCAACTTCTTGGGAATTTTTTAATCAGCTTTCACCTTCTTATAAAAGAGATTCTATATGGTGGGTGATGAGTGCTAAAAAAGAAGAAACTAGGCGAAGAAGATTGAATCGATTAATTGTTTCATGGGAAGAAGGTAAAAGGTTACGGCCCTAG
- a CDS encoding MFS transporter, translating into MNKQKFGFILPITLLSYFLILMDNSIIFTSSVQIGQSLGLSATALSWVSSAYTLTFGGFLLLSGRLSDLLGRKRIFLVGLLIFGISSLLIGLSQTANMMIAMRAVQGIGSSIIAPTTLALIMDAYKGDMRQKAISYYGATAGIGSSVGLLVGGGLTSLISWRAGFLINVPLTVILIFLTLKFVKNSEIKKEKIDYFGSFLSIIGLVGIIYGFTEGKWLIISVGIIILGSFIFWERNIPSPILPLSLFKNRVRSGAYVARLLFMMAMLPFWFFLPQMMQSQYGFSALQSGMAFLPLTIVNFIVAMQLPRLTSKFGNGKILLTGEVTLALGLILLAVSNLNNGYWGAIFVPMLILGVGQGLILAPVTSAGVYEAPTELSGIASGVTNTMHQIGGPIGLSLIVSVTSEFHTEIWMMTVFTLISILVVIFFVSSNK; encoded by the coding sequence TTGAATAAACAGAAATTTGGGTTTATATTACCCATAACCTTATTATCTTATTTTCTGATATTAATGGATAACTCAATTATTTTTACAAGTTCAGTTCAGATAGGACAAAGTTTAGGACTCTCTGCTACAGCTCTTTCGTGGGTGTCGAGTGCCTATACGCTCACGTTTGGAGGCTTTTTACTTTTAAGTGGACGTCTCTCTGATTTGTTAGGGAGAAAACGTATTTTTTTAGTTGGATTGCTTATTTTTGGCATCAGCTCACTACTAATAGGGTTATCCCAAACAGCAAATATGATGATTGCCATGCGTGCTGTCCAAGGCATCGGCAGTTCTATTATCGCACCTACGACACTGGCATTGATTATGGATGCTTATAAAGGTGACATGCGACAAAAAGCTATTTCATATTACGGTGCAACCGCTGGAATTGGATCAAGTGTGGGGCTATTAGTCGGTGGTGGATTGACTAGTTTGATTTCATGGCGTGCAGGTTTTTTGATTAATGTGCCATTAACCGTTATATTGATTTTCTTAACGCTAAAATTTGTAAAGAACTCGGAAATCAAGAAAGAGAAAATTGATTATTTTGGAAGTTTCCTTTCAATTATAGGATTAGTAGGAATTATCTACGGTTTTACTGAGGGAAAGTGGCTTATTATTAGCGTAGGCATTATTATTTTAGGGTCGTTTATTTTTTGGGAACGGAACATTCCTTCCCCTATTTTACCATTGTCTCTTTTTAAAAATAGAGTCCGTTCTGGTGCATATGTTGCTCGTCTATTATTTATGATGGCTATGTTACCATTTTGGTTCTTTTTACCTCAAATGATGCAAAGTCAATATGGATTTTCAGCATTACAATCTGGCATGGCATTTTTACCGCTAACCATTGTTAATTTTATTGTAGCGATGCAATTGCCAAGGTTAACTTCTAAATTTGGCAATGGCAAGATTTTACTTACTGGAGAGGTAACATTAGCGCTTGGTTTGATTCTTCTCGCAGTTTCGAACTTAAATAATGGTTATTGGGGTGCGATCTTTGTCCCGATGTTGATACTTGGAGTGGGACAAGGGTTGATTTTAGCACCAGTGACATCGGCAGGAGTCTATGAAGCGCCGACTGAACTCTCCGGTATAGCGAGTGGCGTGACGAATACGATGCATCAGATTGGAGGACCAATTGGTTTATCACTGATTGTTTCTGTTACAAGTGAGTTTCATACTGAAATCTGGATGATGACAGTCTTCACACTTATTTCAATTTTAGTTGTGATATTTTTTGTTAGCTCCAATAAGTAA